A DNA window from Hydractinia symbiolongicarpus strain clone_291-10 chromosome 6, HSymV2.1, whole genome shotgun sequence contains the following coding sequences:
- the LOC130647021 gene encoding uncharacterized protein LOC130647021, with protein MRQTGYKLGKLRFAAFLSLNQVKNVWYKNMNEDDEELSLNAKFEQFQFDNKDDVVKDSDFENRNPFRKDPADQFLQKLRGSELDRNSVFTDYLDPKILLSNGPIDPASQHVSGATAVKTELEQDLRGGTEFATAMENKASKAENTNDGDAHMLHKASSVPHLHSPNSKLLKPNQTSSPRRKKTSEANGIPDPVMFNDLLHENQMLKDKIAKDEEGRKKIVSINHAWDAQYNLLTLKYTALEGEAAQAQEELNAVIVNKDKEIAAKDKKIARLTKKIEVFINGCDDKDDKPLWEQVDENEGSASSAVEDTKKTKEVRKDEFSESLMLMEQILAQEKEDKKMAVHQAKDLKRRCQYLENALHQQTKQSLYLQTELQRLTGVIEKSHENKKKHSTHESSPRITSTNNDFEGDELKDVELLKQQLQVYAEDFNAEKEDKQKIIEENEELKKKFTQFTEEKENLLRQLQIYEEDFYREREKRINLMRRNGNSTSIREEYPPPRHQTPLSPQPEDDPQQRWKEYCCLVVEKEQLSDRITELEAQGVTRYNGRHQPVAYPHYLPRGRVQPSNQSSASSDISHFYTGSVVRDARSEWSPSMYNTREDLTPSESGYRMPSKKKLYTKSRSPLP; from the exons ATGCGACAAACCGGATACAAGTTAGGGAAGTTGCGTTTTGCTGCATTCCTGTCTCTTAATCAAGTAAAG AATGTGTGGTATAAAAATATGAATGAAGACGATGAAGAACTTTCGCTCAACGCAAAGTTTGAGCAGTTTCAATTTGACAATAAAGATGATGTGGTGAAGGACTCAG attttgaaaaCAGAAATCCTTTCAGGAAAGACCCAGCTGATCAGTTTCTGCAGAAGTTAAGAGGAAGTGAGCTTGATCGTAATTCAGTGTTTACCGATTATCTTGATCCAAAG ATTTTGTTGTCCAATGGTCCTATTGATCCAGCATCGCAACATGTTTCTGGTGCAACTGCTGTTAAAACAGAACTAGAGCAAGATTTGAGAGGG GGTACAGAATTTGCAACGGCGATGGAGAATAAGGCCAGTAAAGCAGAAAACACCAACGATGGAGACGCTCATATGTTACACAAAGCTTCCTCCGTACCTCACCTACATAGCCCAAACTCGAAGTTATTAAAACCTAACCAAACAA GTTCACCGCGAAGAAAAAAAACGAGCGAAGCGAATGGTATACCGGATCCTGTCATGTTCAACGATCTACTGCATGAGAATCAAatgttaaaagataaaattgcGAAAGACGAAGAAGGAAGGAAAAAG ATCGTGAGTATCAACCATGCTTGGGACGCGCAGTACAATTTATTGACCCTGAAGTACACTGCGCTGGAGGGAGAAGCTGCACAAGCTCAAGAAGAGCTGAACGCTGTCATCGTCAACAAAGACAAAGAGATAGCAgctaaagacaaaaaaattgctcgattaaccaaaaaaattgaagtgttTATTAATGGCTGTGATGACAAGGATGATAAACCGTTATGGGAGCAGGTTGACGAAAACGAAGGAAGTGCATCCTCTGCGGTGGAGGACACGAAGAAAACGAAAGAAGTTCGGAAGGATGAGTTTTCTGAATCGTTGATGTTAATGGAGCAGATTCTCGCGCAAGAGAAGGAGGACAAAAAG ATGGCTGTGCACCAAGCAAAGGACTTGAAGAGAAGATGTCAGTATCTAGAGAACGCGCTGCACCAACAAACAAAACAGTCGTTGTATTTACAAACTGAATTGCAGAGGTTGACAGGTGTCATCGAGAAATCGCATGAAAACAAAAAG aAGCACAGCACCCACGAATCAAGTCCTAGAATTACGTCGACAAACAATG ATTTTGAAGGAGATGAATTGAAAGATGTGGAACTGCTGAAACAGCAGCTGCAAGTATACGCTGAGGATTTCAACGCAGAGAAAGAAGATAAACAAAAGATAAtcgaagaaaatgaagaacTGAAGAAGAAGTTCACACAATTTacggaagaaaaagaaaatctccttaGACAG ttaCAAATTTACGAAGAAGATTTTTATAGGGAGAGAGAAAAAAGAATCAATTTAATGAGACGAAATGGAAATTCGACGTCTATACGTGAAGAG TATCCTCCTCCTCGTCACCAAACTCCTCTTAGTCCGCAACCTGAAGATGATCCACAACAAAGATGGAAAGAATACTGTTGTTTGGTGGTCGAAAAAGAGCAGCTTTCTGACCGTATCACTGAGTTAGAAGCACAAGGTGTCACTCGCTATAACGGACGACATCAGCCAGTTGCATACCCT CATTACCTTCCACGTGGCCGTGTCCAACCTTCCAACCAATCTTCTGCTAGCTCCGATATATCTCATTTTTACACCGGTAGTGTTGTGCGAGATGCACGAAGTGAATGGTCGCCCTCCATGTATAACACCAGAGAAGATTTAACTCCGTCCGAATCGGGTTATCGGATGCCCAGTAAAAAAAAGCTTTACACGAAATCTCGCTCTCCTCTGCCGTAG
- the LOC130647092 gene encoding LOW QUALITY PROTEIN: transmembrane protein 183-like (The sequence of the model RefSeq protein was modified relative to this genomic sequence to represent the inferred CDS: inserted 1 base in 1 codon), with product MTKKSKKKAVKTGFRSAESPRVTTFALASNITPQDKHGISTLSLEMEQTNIYNQPKKYQTRADKRRVKEEKQKQLLEAYNEENNRRLVFPIDLWYILSQYIMPEQVGIYAAICKSCHYVCSTKKFWMDLYKRCITDSKSLPSHLKPEAITTKVGLRARVIRSLYHMYKPFTERVIYDPIIESTHQVEYKICESHWWKRLSLCRRNITVWVFYFKLVPPEHLEKTNIFKVQDLVNHNPEKHSSLLQVTVPSLINMLNLTGQCLTSVGVSVSRDMKHHXIKLIFHNYRSTGKYFSSQAKVIIMEPVLEVKVLDWWHPEYPHPFDK from the exons atgACAAAAAAGTCTAAAAAGAAAGCTGTAAAGACTGGCTTTAGATCAGCTGAAAGTCCTCGTGTAACAACCTTTGCACTTGCTTCAAATATAACCCCACAAG ACAAACATGGTATCTCAACTCTTTCATTGGAAATGGAACAAACTAATATTTACAACCaaccaaaaaaatatcaaacaagAGCAGACAAAAGACGTGTCAAAGaagaaaagcaaaaacaacTGCTAGAGGCTTACAATGAGGAGAATAACAGACGATTGGTTTTTCCTATTGACTTGTGGTATATTTTATCACAGTATATTATGCCCGAGCAAGTGGGTATCTATGCAGCAATTTGTAAGAGCTGTCACTATGTCTgttcaacaaaaaaattttggatGGACTTGTATAAGCG GTGTATAACAGATTCAAAATCTCTTCCAAGCCACTTGAAACCAGAAGCTATTACAACAAAGGTTGGATTAAGGGCGCGTGTGATTAGATCCTTATATCATATGTATAAACCATTCACTGAACGAGTCATTTATGATCCAATAATAGAGTCAACACATCAAGTGGAATATAAAATTTGCGAATCACATTGGTGGAAGCGATTGTCTTTATGTAGACGAAACATTACCGTGTGGGTTTTTTACTTTAAACTTGTCCCTCCGGAGCATTTAgagaaaacaaacatttttaaggttCAAGACTTGGTCAACCACAATCCTGAGAAACATAGTTCTCTTCTTCAAGTAACTGTACCGTCACTGATAAACATGCTGAATTTGACTGGCCAGTGTTTAACCAGTGTTGGTGTAAGTGTTAGCAGAGACATGAAACATC AGATTAAATTGATATTTCACAACTATAGATCAACAGGCAAATACTTTAGTAGTCAAGCGAAAGTTATTATAATGGAACCAGTGTTGGAGGTTAAAGTCCTGGATTGGTGGCATCCGGAATATCCACATCCAtttgacaaataa